AGTTCCCTGTTACAGCCGGAGTCAAAGTACTATTCTCAGCACTAGTGAAAAAGGAAGCCTTGAAACAAGCTCCTAAAATTGGTATTAATTGAGAACTAAATCACAGCACAGGACGCAAGAGAGCAGTTGCAACAACGGAGGTGATTGAGAATGCATTAAACAAGGTCTTGTCACATTTGGTTTAGAGAACACATctggaaacagagaaacagactAAGTGAGCTCTTGATACCTCTGCTCTCTATAAACCTATCAGCCAGGTAAGCGAACTCACTCATTAAGAATCCCATTAAAATCCAGACCAGTGCTGTGTATGCTAAATCTGAAATATATCTTGCACAACTCCATTACATAAAGGCCTGGAAATCATCGGCTGGGCAGGTTTCTTTTGATTATATTATGAGGAGGTCATCTAAAAAAACTATGCACCTGCACCATATGATCAAGTGCTCTGAACCAGCATTTAGTGTCTTATCCTTCAATTATGGAAATCAGTACTTAACTACAAAGTGTTCTCATCACAACATGATGCAAAGCCACATTAAGAAGGCTAAAAAGTCTTTACTGAATTTATTGATACAGAAACACCCATTAAAGAAAGTTTTACCACTTTCGTGTGCCTCGGGCCAATTCAATCCATTCCCATACAGAGATTTTTTCAGCTTACACACTGGTGATTAAAGCAGCTTGaagtccatttcttttttgcaagTTTACTGCGCTGTCTAAACCTAAATGGAGTCACacacaaataaagcaaagacTATAAAAGAAACAGGTCAATGCAGTAAAATTCCTAGACAGCTTACAgaccacacacaaaaacaaccaacagcGATGCCATAATTATTAAGAACACATACAAAAACTACAGTACAAGTTCTTGTGCAAAGGGAAAATGCATTTACGGTTCCCCTTCCTTTACACACTATAAGCAATGCTATTTCACAACTATAGTACATAGAAAACTGCTATTATGAGTTTGTTTGGATATggggggcttttttttttttggcaaggGGACAACCGAGAACATAttttgtgcatatatatatatttatttactcGACCTCatccaggaaaaacagaatactGCAAAAAATCCAGCAGGTGTGACACAAAGGCAAAGCTGGTGAAAATCTGCTAAGTGGGAAATGGTTAAAATAACGACACAAGGCTAAACAAAAGATGTTCTCCCTCAACTGGCCAATGTTAACAGAATCTCAGCCAGGTTCATTAGCACAACCTGAACTTCAGATGCCAGTTTTCAAAGTAACTTCTTTAAGACATCCATGAAAAGTTCTGCCATTAATAAACTGAAGAATGACCTGCCAGCCAGAAGCAAAATGCACCTTGAATATACAGAGGCATGGAAGTTGTGCCACCACACAGAAAAGTGCACGCCTGGTATGGCAGTTATTCTAAAGAAACAGCTAACAAACACAGAGATGACAGCCTTTGAGGAAGCGCAAGGAAAACTTTATGCAGATTCTATTATACCTCCATTAATCGTCACACTCAGGATCTTCATCTGCAGACAGAATCTCCTTGTGGTTGCCAGATGCCTGAGATGGGTGCTTGAAGTTTACCCAGGAAGCCATCAGCTCAAAATAAACCAATGAAAAACACAGGAGCAAGAAAGATGATTCGACAGCTTGTGGGCACTACAGGCAAAACAGCCTACAAGTGCTTCACACCATGCGGCCACCTGCCACACCACACCTACCAGATAATAatctcaaagaaagaaaagcccattaaacaaggaaaaattcTCCAGCTTGTGTTGAGATACTTAAGAGTAATCCGTGTATTTTTCAAGCTGCGCTGAACTTTGAAACTCTACCTATCATTACATTGTGCAACTCAACACCACTATATCAATatccagcatttcttttttggcaAGTCTTATTCATTCCTCCTCAGGAACTGAGGAGACAAAACTGATATCAAGGTGATACCAATGTAAATGCTTCTGATGGGGTAACATCTTTCATAACTTCATTACCTACTAAGGGTTTTTTTGTCGtcatgctttctgtttttaccCTCAGCTGTAGGAGTACTACACATCAGTATGAGCTCGAGGGTTTCCTTCCAGGCTATGCTGGTCTATGCAGACTTCTCAGATAGGCCGAAGCAAATCAACTTCCCCTCCCACACGTGGAATCTCCTCCCATCAGTATCACAGGAAGACTCAGGAATAAAAACTAAAAGTCCACACCCGTAAAACTGCACTGTTCTTCTGCCCATAGATGCAAGTCTGTTAAAGCAGCTATTTCTTTGTTGCAGTAATAAAACAATCTACCAAGACAACCTTATTCCACTTACTGTATGTGGACTACGTGTATACAAGCTGCATTCCAGCCACCCTGCTATGACAAGGGTGCACACAGGAACACCTAAGTTAGAACTGCATCAGTTTGGTGTTCCAGAGTTTCCACATATCCTCCACAGAACCGTTTGCCTCATTTCCCAGGATATAAACCATGTCCAGGCTAGAACTCTGCCCTCCACTCCAGTCAAGCAGATTTTAGTTCATACATCACTGCAAAACCTGCAGATTCTGCTTTCCCAGCTGGTATTCACCATCTCTGCTGCCCATCTCCTCCCTACCCTCTTCCCCATTCAGGATCACTCTGTAAACACCTCTGGAGACAACAGTCACGACCTTGAACATTTGAGCATCCTGTCAAGGCTCATCAGCTTCACTACTCCTCACCTGACtccactgctttaaaaaaaacaacaagactTCACATGCAGTACTCTAGAACTGGTGTTTCCCATCAAGAAAACCAATATTCTGTTGAACATTTCTACCTTTTACTGAAAATCAGTatgtaatttaaaagcaaagctgagacCAACCAAAAGGGAGCTGATGCCTTCCTTCTGCGTTCAAAAATCTGGACACCTCAAGAGTCACACCAGAACTTCTTTTCTgtaaatgctgtgcttttgttttctggaagaaaaagatttgcCAGGTCAGCTTTTGCTAGTAACCTTCATCCTCCACTGAACACACACCATGGTAAACACATGGCAGGTAGAGCGGGAGAGAGCACAGACAGCAAAGGTCTTTGGGGAACTGCTTAAGAATCtaagaacatttaaaaactgCAATTCAGTAGAGCAGCCATCTCTGTGCAGTTAGTTTCAGGGAATTCAATCCTCCATTCTGTAAGCAGCCAAGTGCTTCACCAACTTGCTACCTAAGGAATCCCTGCTGTAGAATAAAACTATAGCACACAACcgagaagaaaagaggaaacttaaaacaaaaaaaaaaaaaaataaaagctataatGTTTAAGTATACAGCAGCCACATTCCCCAATCAGCCTACTGCCTTGGGTGGTCATATTAGCAGGCAAGCAAGTGGTATACATTTGTCAAGCCCTaagtagtattttattttctgcctacTTCCCATATTGTAGAAGGAAATTACTTTTCCCTGTAATAAAGCAGGTAATATTTCAAGGGATCAGGCAAAGGCAGACTCAAGaccttttctctcagaaagtTTACAGGGGGATCTGGCTTTAGTTCAGAAGGTTTCGTTTCTTCCTCTTCTCGTCTCTCATCCTCAGTCTCCTCACAGTTGTTGTTATCATCCGACGGGTTGGAGATCCGACTGGCAAAGACTTCTTTGTCCAAGAAAACAATAGTTTCCATGCGCCGGCGACGCACACGTCTTCGTTTAAATCTAGGGGGGTTCTTGAGGCCATTTCCATTTTTGCTCATTGTTTCTTGatgtataatttttttaatggttcCTCGGATGGCTATTCGAGCCAGATCCTGGAGGCTGCGAACTGCCACAGGggctaaaacaaaacaaaaaccatcaacAGATACGGAGAAACTCTCCTCAAGAGCACTCCTAGGAAAAGCTGCATTTGCTCAAATTAAATCAGGCCACTCGAATTCCCTGCTGCGATTACAGAAACAGCTCTATTCAATTCCTGTCAACTCCGGTAAACTGAATTGTAGCTTTCCAAACAAAATTTAATTATGCATTTCTCTCATTaactggagagaaaagaatGGGATGAAAGAAGAGTTTCGTATTTTGATGTCAAGTCCTCACAATTATTTTAAGATACCCATCTCAGAGATTATAAGAACGTTGACTTAGTTACCAATACTGTGACTACTTAATAACCCAGATATTTTCCTACTGTAGATATCTAGACCTGAAGTCTCTTCAATTCATCCAGAAATTAAATTGCCTATTGtgaatttatttcagctttgccAAGTTCTTCATTTATAAAACATAAGTACTATTTCTGCTCATCAAAAGCTGTTTCAGACTTGGTGGGTGAAGACTGGCTGGAAACCATTTGGTAAAAGTAATTTTAGAAACATACAATAATttactgtgttaaaaaaaaccCTCCCACATTAATAGTTTGgaagacttcatttttctatGCTTATTTGCTGCCAGTATGTAAATTCACAACACAGCCTATATAGCATCAACGCATGTCTGCCTACAAAGGCACCATACAAAGCAAGCTCAAATGCAGACTTAGGGGACTTTATGGTACTGTACAGACCACTTACTGAGCTGCTTTTTGTCACACAAAGACACCTTTCCAGAATAAGAACAAAGCCTGACTAATCTCTTTATGAGTATCTTTGTCTTTGCGTGTTCTTAAGAGGCCGCTTTACACCAAAGTCTTAATCTGAAGATTGGGGCCACAGCACACAACTGCACCGCAAACAGCTAATCAAAAACCATACAGTTTAGATCCCTCAAGTGTTCCAGGCTGAGGATAATTCTGACTTGTTTGGGGTGGGATAACATTTGTTCACAGGTACCATTTGTGCATTCTTTATCACCCACAGCACAGTGCCCAAGAACCATGGAAATTGGTGCCCCCCTCCGCCCATAGCCAAGAATGTTTGTACTCACGCAAGTGGACAAGCCTTGATTTTCCTGAATCCGTGTGGTTGGGCTGAATCAAAGgagcaaaagaaacagcaagaatcTTCTTGGTTTCCCAGGCAGAAGGACCAGTACGAGTTATCTTAGTTAACTAAACCAAAACAAGGAGATCATTGTCCTTTGTGTGAAATACAGTCAGATTTCtaagcagaaaatgaacaagcaaCTCTACCAGTGGATACGATACTACAAAATACTACAGTAAAAAGTTAAGTAATAATAGGAAACACTTGTTTTCCTCCAGAAAATTCAGACCTCCTGATGGAATGAGCCCCAAGTAGCTTTGCCCAAAGCAATATGTGCACTGGCAGTTTGGGTTACCCTGCTTTCCAGTTCTCCCCCAGTTCTGAATCAGAACAGGCAACCAGTAAGACAATACATCAGTCTCAGATAAACATCCACTCTCTTGAAGGAAGTCTTCAACTCACTGAATTTCTGTTACAACTTAAATCTTCTACTAATGCATCTTAATGAGAAGAAGCTCTGTGCTGTTGACCCCAGCTACTTTGCAGGAATCAGAACATCAGATATCTAACATCTTGACCGTTCAAGTTTATTACAAAACCCAACTTTACACCAAAACTGATCACCTGAATCACCATACTGAGTTTGCAGACAGGGAAGTAACTCGCAGTTTACTAAAAACCACTGACACTTGTAAACAGAGACAACTTACAAGCTCTTTCATAAGCCAGTTAGAACATAAAACCTTCTAAAAGCAACCTTGTACTTTGTCATAAGCACAATACTAGATTATACAACTTGAACAAAGCCTTCTTACACTTCGCTGCAGCGAGGAAATAAAGTTGCTGTTAACAACAAAAAGATCAGCACTTGCTATGAATATCATGGTAGAACTTAAACACTAGAAAGCGGGCAGAGTACTGCTTCCATTCTGAATGAAAACTGGTGCACCAAATGCCTCTTGCCATTTGCCAAATCACTGCTGAAAAACTAAAGGAAGACTTACTGACTACGCTGAGATCAGAATTAATAATGACTGAAAAATAGGCAGAAAGGTACTCAACCTTCTCTTCGAGGGGCATGACGAGAATTCCCCCAACTTTCAAGAGGTTCTTCATGTAGTCTTCATGTTCCTTCTGAACTCCAGCGCCGCAGTAAACGCGGTCATACTGAGTGCAGTCTGGGGAAATCTCTAAACAGTTTCCAGTAACAAAAGATGGCTCACAAAACTCGAAtctaaaacaacagaaaaaacacacaccaaGAAAATGCATATCACACAAGAATATGGCAATTTAGCGAGTGAATTAATGAATTACTTTTGTGgttctgaaatttcattttagtCATGGTGATTTCTGAATTCAGCTGTCTTTTGCTTTGCATCTGTCTGcccagagagagaagaaaagccttCCCTGTTCAAACAATAGCAACATGAACCTGGGAAGCAAGGAGTCATCTATGTGCAAGCACCTTCCAGGCAGAAAAATTTCAGTGCGCTGCCAGCATCAAGAAAAGATGGCTCTTatcagcagcttttcagtactGCAGGAACAGCACAGAACTGAGTAGTTGGAATTCCATCACTGAAgactttaattttcttcctcccaCAACAGGACAACTTTCAAGTAGCCAGAGATGCTTTCCTTTCATGTTTGAACAAACTGTGAGAAAGATCCAAAAATGAGACAGCTACAACTTTTACTGCTGAGGTTGCTTTTGGCAATGGTTATGCTGCTAGAAAGTTATTAACTTTGACAGCAGCAGAATAGATGTTGTAAGGGAGAACATAAATCAATTCCCAAGCAGCTTTAGTGCTAACTTAATCATTataaaaatacctttttgttttaagataccatttttcttctgatactAAACATATTAGGTCACTACCAACAtcagttcattttcttctggtAACTCACAGATCACAAGCATAATTATTACTGTCACTTGCAGTTTCCAAGTTGTTACCTGTAATTGCATTGTAAAATAAGTAACTGTTTTCAGCTTCTTCCAAGCTCTGTCACATCAGAACTGCTGTTAGGAACACTACAGCTGTTTCTAAAACTCCTCCATAACACATATGAGCTTAGAAGGTCACACACTGCAGCTCAACAATCCTAAGGCGCCAGAATCCTCAGATTACCCTGAATCCAGAGCTGCCGCAACTAAAGCCAAGCACATAAAATGGAACTAAATGGCCATTCCGAACTCTTACTTGTCAAAGCTGTCACTTGTTTTGATGAAGAAGtccaatttctgctttgcatATTCAATCACATCAGAATGAAGCTCCACACCATGGTTAACACCAAAAGGACctgaaaatgtaaaagaaaggaCGACAAGTAATGCTAACGGGCAacacaaaatgcagcagaactAACACAGTTTTGCTTACTTCCTGTATCAGAAGTGGCAGCCAGTCAGTGCTTGTGTAGGGTCAGGTATCTTGCTAATACAATGGGAAATACAACTCTACACTCCATTTCTGACAGTAAGCAAGGGTGTTTTGCACCATTCACTTTGAATCTTCAGTCTTAACTAAACAGGAAAGTCCATTGTAGTTGGGAATCACTGACAGTGAAGAAACACTGTTGCTCTAAAGCTGATCACGTGGGGGGAAAACTAAGGTGTAGAGCAATAGAGTGTACATTTTAATAAATCCTTCTGAAATCTTTACATTGTTTTATACCCCCTTTCCAATATGCTACAGGTCTCCTTGTCAAAGAAATTAGGAACAATGACCATATGTTGTACCTCAATtaacaacagcaataaattaGAAACATATAGACGTTATTCAGCACTCATGCTTTTTATATTCATAACTGATTGATAATCTTTCCAGAAGGAAGCCTTAACTCCCAGGGTAACATATTGGCAACCAAAGTAATCTCAACAAATCTAGCAGAAAACCACAAATGTGACTCCATAAAAGACCCTGGGATGGAGAAATTGGGCTCTATCCTGACAAGAAACATCCCAGCAGCTAAAAATTCCTGACACCCCCACAAGAGGATAGTACATACCCCATAGCCATTTATCTATCCTGGCAGCCAGAAGCAGCACAAACACTGACTTCAGAAATGCTTTAGGGCAAACTGCTATTGTACAATATTACTTAGATGCTTTGTACCTAC
This genomic window from Excalfactoria chinensis isolate bCotChi1 chromosome 15, bCotChi1.hap2, whole genome shotgun sequence contains:
- the PCMTD2 gene encoding protein-L-isoaspartate O-methyltransferase domain-containing protein 2 isoform X1, yielding MGGAVSAGEDNDELIDNLKEAQYIRTELVEQAFRAIDRADYYLEEFKDNAYKDLAWKHGNIHLSAPCIYSEVMEALDLQPGLSFLNLGSGTGYLSSMVGLILGPFGVNHGVELHSDVIEYAKQKLDFFIKTSDSFDKFEFCEPSFVTGNCLEISPDCTQYDRVYCGAGVQKEHEDYMKNLLKVGGILVMPLEEKLTKITRTGPSAWETKKILAVSFAPLIQPNHTDSGKSRLVHLPPVAVRSLQDLARIAIRGTIKKIIHQETMSKNGNGLKNPPRFKRRRVRRRRMETIVFLDKEVFASRISNPSDDNNNCEETEDERREEEETKPSELKPDPPVNFLREKVLSLPLPDPLKYYLLYYREK
- the PCMTD2 gene encoding protein-L-isoaspartate O-methyltransferase domain-containing protein 2 isoform X2 — protein: MKNLLKVGGILVMPLEEKLTKITRTGPSAWETKKILAVSFAPLIQPNHTDSGKSRLVHLPPVAVRSLQDLARIAIRGTIKKIIHQETMSKNGNGLKNPPRFKRRRVRRRRMETIVFLDKEVFASRISNPSDDNNNCEETEDERREEEETKPSELKPDPPVNFLREKVLSLPLPDPLKYYLLYYREK